Proteins encoded together in one Telopea speciosissima isolate NSW1024214 ecotype Mountain lineage chromosome 4, Tspe_v1, whole genome shotgun sequence window:
- the LOC122659302 gene encoding uncharacterized protein LOC122659302 yields the protein MPHDSLFPATWIRDLERIFDVLQCNDLDKIRCVVFQVRGKADAWWRSSKENFWAKYPNATWAQFIEAFLENYFPRNFRDKKEMEFSTLSQGSKSVLDYQHAFEDLFYFSLEHKKAEDVKARKFERGLRHSISTSVVLHRYPTYAEVVQAAKVIEDQ from the coding sequence ATGCCTCATGACTCCTTATTTCCGGCGACTTGGATCAGGGACCTTGAGAGGATCTTTGACGTTCTACAATGCAATGACCTAGACAAGATAAGGTGTGTCGTGTTCCAAGTCCGAGGCAAAGCCGATGCTTGGTGGCGTTCATCCAAGGAGAACTTTTGGGCCAAATACCCTAATGCTACTTGGGCACAATTTATCGAGGCCTTCCTTGAGAACTACTTCCCTCGGAACTTCCGTGATAAGAAGGAGATGGAGTTCTCGACCTTAAGTCAAGGATCCAAGTCTGTCCTTGATTACCAACACGCGTTCGAGGATCTCTTCTATTTTTCCCTGGAGCACAAGAAGGCCGAGGATGTCAAAGCAAGAAAGTTTGAGAGAGGTTTGAGGCACAGTATTAGCACTTCGGTGGTCCTACACAGGTACCCCACTTATGCTGAAGTGGTGCAAGCCGCCAAGGTCATCGAAGACCAGTAG